A stretch of Gemmatimonas aurantiaca T-27 DNA encodes these proteins:
- a CDS encoding GMC oxidoreductase: MQTPQTTEFDAIVVGSGISGGWAAKELTEKGLKVLMLERGRNVEHIKDYPNATKGPWEYPHRGGRTQQMIADYPVLRRDYPLNEKNLDFWVNEKESPYTEAKRFDWYRGYHVGGRSLMWGRQSYRWSDFDFEANAREGIAIDWPIRYNDIASWYSYVEKHAGIQGTREGLPHLPDSEFLPGFPLNCGEEHVAAQIKKNYGGKRHLIIGRSANLTQPLPGRGQCQTRNACWLGCTFGAYFSTQSSTLPAAVKTGNLTLKTHAIVHELVYDKDRKRVSGVRVVDALTNEATEYRAKIFFVCASTLNSTWLLMRSARDIWPGGLGSASGALGHNLMDHHFRLGASGSLEGFDDKYYNGRRPTGYYIPRFQNLFGDKRPYLRGFGYQGSASRQGWERAVAELGIGGAFKDSMAQPGSWTIGGTAFGEMLPDHRNMISIDENTRDKWGLPVLKIDCEIGENERMMRKDMTTELAEMFESSGAKNVRTFDNGYTPGQGIHEMGTARMGRDPKTSVLNANNQVWDALNVFVTDGSCMTSAAAVNPSLTYMALTARAADFAVNELNRRNL; encoded by the coding sequence GTGCAGACACCACAGACGACTGAGTTCGACGCGATCGTCGTTGGCTCCGGGATCTCGGGCGGTTGGGCCGCCAAAGAACTGACCGAGAAGGGCCTCAAGGTCCTGATGCTCGAACGGGGACGCAACGTCGAGCATATCAAGGACTACCCCAACGCCACCAAAGGCCCGTGGGAATACCCGCACCGCGGCGGGCGCACGCAGCAGATGATCGCCGACTATCCGGTGCTGCGCCGTGACTATCCGCTCAACGAGAAGAATCTCGACTTCTGGGTGAACGAGAAGGAATCCCCATACACCGAAGCGAAGCGCTTCGACTGGTATCGCGGCTACCATGTTGGTGGCCGGTCGCTGATGTGGGGACGTCAGTCATACCGCTGGAGCGATTTCGATTTCGAAGCCAATGCCCGCGAAGGCATCGCCATCGACTGGCCTATTCGGTACAACGACATCGCGTCGTGGTACTCGTATGTAGAGAAACACGCCGGCATTCAAGGTACCCGGGAAGGACTGCCGCACCTGCCGGACAGTGAGTTTTTGCCGGGCTTTCCGCTCAATTGCGGCGAGGAACACGTCGCGGCGCAGATCAAGAAGAACTACGGCGGCAAGCGGCACCTCATCATCGGACGCAGCGCCAACCTGACGCAACCACTGCCGGGTCGCGGGCAGTGTCAGACCCGCAACGCCTGCTGGTTGGGGTGCACGTTCGGCGCCTACTTCAGCACCCAGTCGTCCACGCTGCCGGCGGCCGTGAAAACCGGCAATCTCACACTCAAGACACACGCCATCGTGCACGAACTCGTGTACGACAAGGACCGCAAACGGGTGTCCGGTGTGCGTGTCGTGGATGCGCTCACCAACGAGGCCACGGAGTATCGTGCGAAGATCTTCTTCGTATGTGCCTCGACGCTCAACAGCACCTGGCTGCTCATGCGTTCGGCGCGCGACATCTGGCCTGGCGGTTTGGGCAGTGCGAGTGGCGCCCTCGGGCACAACCTGATGGATCACCACTTCCGCCTGGGCGCGAGCGGGTCACTCGAGGGATTCGACGACAAGTACTACAATGGGCGTCGTCCCACGGGCTACTACATCCCGCGCTTCCAGAACCTCTTCGGTGACAAACGGCCCTATCTGCGTGGGTTCGGCTATCAGGGCAGCGCCAGCCGACAGGGGTGGGAACGTGCGGTGGCGGAACTGGGCATTGGCGGCGCGTTCAAGGACAGCATGGCGCAGCCGGGTAGCTGGACCATCGGCGGCACCGCGTTTGGCGAGATGTTGCCCGACCATCGCAACATGATCAGCATCGATGAAAACACGCGCGACAAGTGGGGCTTGCCGGTGCTCAAGATCGACTGTGAGATCGGTGAAAACGAGCGCATGATGCGCAAGGACATGACCACCGAACTGGCCGAGATGTTCGAAAGCAGCGGGGCCAAGAATGTCCGCACTTTCGACAACGGCTACACACCCGGGCAGGGTATTCACGAGATGGGGACGGCGCGCATGGGCCGCGACCCCAAGACCTCGGTGTTGAATGCCAACAATCAGGTGTGGGACGCGCTGAACGTGTTTGTCACCGATGGATCGTGCATGACATCGGCCGCCGCCGTGAATCCCTCGCTCACGTACATGGCACTCACTGCACGCGCCGCCGATTTCGCGGTGAACGAACTCAATCGCCGCAACCTGTAG
- a CDS encoding gluconate 2-dehydrogenase subunit 3 family protein, with protein sequence MSSDADTTISPLGLHRREAIRRVSLLLGGVAFVGGTSLLEACAGDAPAGARTAGGSKPIGTFSVQDQAYLDEIADTILPTTDKSPGAKAAATGAFMALMVTDTYTAEDQAIFRSGMSSVDHACRTAHQTSFMDATPEQRVAVLTQLDQEQHGYMRSRKSGEPTHYFRMMKELSLLGFFTSEIGYNQAMRYKETPGAYEPCVPYTPGETIWASHA encoded by the coding sequence ATGTCGAGCGATGCAGACACCACCATCTCCCCCCTCGGCCTCCACCGCCGCGAAGCGATCCGACGTGTGAGCCTGCTGCTTGGCGGCGTGGCCTTTGTCGGTGGCACTTCACTGCTTGAAGCCTGCGCCGGTGATGCGCCCGCGGGCGCGCGCACCGCGGGCGGCAGCAAGCCGATCGGCACATTCAGTGTGCAGGATCAGGCATATCTCGACGAGATCGCCGATACGATCCTGCCTACGACCGACAAGTCTCCCGGTGCCAAGGCGGCCGCGACCGGTGCGTTCATGGCGCTGATGGTCACGGACACCTACACAGCGGAAGATCAGGCCATTTTCCGATCCGGCATGTCGTCAGTGGATCACGCCTGCCGTACGGCACACCAGACATCGTTCATGGATGCCACCCCTGAACAGCGCGTGGCGGTGCTCACACAGCTCGATCAGGAACAACATGGTTACATGCGTAGCCGGAAATCCGGTGAACCCACGCATTATTTTCGCATGATGAAGGAACTGAGCCTGCTGGGTTTCTTCACCTCCGAAATCGGCTACAACCAGGCCATGCGCTACAAGGAAACCCCGGGTGCGTACGAGCCGTGCGTGCCGTACACCCCAGGCGAAACCATCTGGGCCTCACACGCGTGA
- a CDS encoding DinB family protein: protein MFHTIDEFRTQWAWESEQTQNVLDALTDASLAQPIDAQSRTLGRLAWHVAQTVPEMMNKTGLAVGGLSEHDPVPATAAAISAAYRAACVSLLEELASKWTDASLTTEDDMYDMRWTKAQTLGALIGHQNHHRGQMTVLMRQAGLRVPGIYGPAREDWAAWGMEPPVI, encoded by the coding sequence ATGTTTCACACCATCGACGAATTCCGCACGCAGTGGGCCTGGGAGTCCGAGCAGACACAGAATGTGCTCGACGCACTCACCGATGCCTCGCTGGCGCAACCCATCGACGCCCAGAGCCGCACCCTGGGCCGTCTGGCCTGGCACGTGGCACAGACTGTTCCGGAGATGATGAACAAGACGGGCCTCGCCGTTGGTGGACTGAGCGAGCACGATCCCGTCCCCGCCACCGCTGCCGCGATCAGCGCAGCGTATCGTGCCGCCTGCGTGTCGTTGCTGGAAGAGCTGGCATCCAAGTGGACGGATGCATCGCTCACCACGGAAGACGACATGTACGACATGCGCTGGACAAAGGCGCAAACACTTGGCGCACTCATCGGCCACCAGAATCATCATCGTGGCCAGATGACGGTGCTCATGCGTCAGGCCGGACTCCGCGTGCCAGGCATCTACGGTCCTGCACGGGAAGACTGGGCCGCATGGGGCATGGAGCCTCCCGTCATCTGA
- a CDS encoding PQQ-dependent sugar dehydrogenase has translation MIRPSAGRVALAASLSSLLSAVPQTALQAQAQTAPSPVILTGVQKSSLQDYRVVKVADGFVNPWAIAFLPSGDMLVTERPGRLRIVRRGALVATPVAGVPAVVAAGQGGLLDVVVHPNFAQNHFVYLTYSKQVEGGSTTALFRARFENDALVDGKDIFVAETRGRPGHFGSRVAFDKSGHLFMTVGDRQIPPEGDLTKHPAQDLSNHHGKVLRLMDDGRVPPDNPFVKQAGAKPEIWSYGHRNMQGLVVHPTTGDVWETEHGPQGGDELNLSQAGKNYGWPVVGFGVNYGPGKAIHAGTMAPGMENAKNVWVPSIAVSGLLLYTGTRFPEWRNSLFVGGLAGMRLVRVTLDGQKAEVADNLVKGQGRIRDVRQGPDGLIYLAIDDQAGKPTPIVRLEPVARK, from the coding sequence ATGATTCGCCCCTCCGCAGGACGTGTTGCCCTGGCCGCGTCGCTGTCGAGCCTGTTGTCCGCCGTGCCGCAGACCGCGTTGCAGGCGCAGGCGCAAACCGCGCCATCGCCGGTGATCCTGACGGGCGTGCAAAAGTCGTCCTTGCAGGACTACCGCGTGGTGAAGGTCGCGGATGGTTTCGTGAATCCGTGGGCCATCGCCTTCCTGCCTTCGGGTGACATGCTGGTGACCGAGCGTCCGGGCCGTCTGCGTATTGTGCGCCGCGGTGCGCTGGTCGCGACGCCGGTGGCGGGTGTGCCGGCCGTGGTGGCAGCGGGGCAGGGTGGTTTGCTCGATGTGGTGGTGCATCCCAACTTCGCGCAGAACCACTTCGTGTACCTCACCTACAGCAAGCAGGTCGAGGGTGGTTCCACCACTGCGCTGTTCCGGGCGCGTTTCGAGAACGACGCGCTGGTGGACGGCAAGGACATCTTCGTGGCGGAAACGCGTGGACGTCCGGGCCACTTCGGTTCACGCGTGGCGTTCGACAAGAGCGGTCACCTGTTCATGACCGTGGGTGATCGTCAGATCCCGCCCGAGGGTGATCTGACGAAGCATCCCGCGCAGGATCTCAGCAACCATCACGGTAAGGTGCTGCGCCTGATGGACGATGGTCGTGTGCCGCCCGACAATCCGTTCGTGAAGCAGGCGGGCGCGAAGCCGGAGATCTGGAGCTACGGTCATCGCAACATGCAGGGACTGGTGGTGCATCCCACCACGGGCGATGTGTGGGAGACGGAGCATGGTCCGCAGGGCGGCGATGAACTCAATCTCTCACAGGCCGGCAAGAACTATGGCTGGCCGGTGGTGGGCTTCGGCGTGAATTACGGCCCGGGCAAAGCCATTCACGCGGGCACGATGGCACCGGGCATGGAGAACGCAAAGAACGTGTGGGTGCCGTCCATCGCGGTGTCGGGCTTGTTGCTCTACACCGGCACACGTTTCCCGGAATGGCGCAACAGCCTGTTTGTGGGCGGATTGGCCGGCATGCGTCTGGTGCGTGTGACGCTCGACGGACAGAAGGCGGAAGTGGCCGACAATCTCGTGAAGGGTCAGGGGCGCATCCGTGACGTGCGTCAGGGACCGGATGGTCTGATCTATCTGGCCATCGACGATCAGGCCGGCAAGCCGACGCCGATCGTGCGCCTCGAGCCGGTCGCGCGGAAGTAA
- a CDS encoding histone deacetylase family protein, which translates to MLHLWSSASYAIDLPEGHRFPMDKYRLLREAVLAEGLVAPDRVHDPQRALEEDLRRVHTVDYVAQIRDGTLPAAEQRRIGLPWSPSFVERAFRVVQGTIEASACALREGLAMNLAGGTHHAFPDRGEGFCTFNDVAVAVRRLQAEGAVQRVAIVDLDVHQGNGTHGCFAGDEQVFTFSMHGAKNFPFHKVPGTLDVELEDGTGDEAYLALLQTHLPRVLRISRPDLVVYLAGADPHEGDRLGRLALTFDGLMTRDRYVIASCREVGIPVCVTMSGGYGRNIDDTVAVHVNTVRVLSAYADEPFAGSRGLLA; encoded by the coding sequence ATGCTGCACCTCTGGTCTTCCGCCAGCTATGCCATCGACCTGCCCGAGGGGCACCGGTTTCCGATGGACAAGTACCGCCTGTTGCGCGAGGCCGTGCTGGCCGAGGGGCTGGTCGCGCCGGATCGTGTACACGACCCACAGCGGGCGTTGGAGGAGGATCTGCGGCGCGTCCACACGGTCGACTATGTGGCGCAGATTCGCGATGGTACCCTGCCGGCGGCCGAACAGCGACGGATTGGCTTGCCCTGGAGCCCGTCTTTTGTGGAACGGGCCTTTCGTGTGGTGCAGGGCACGATCGAAGCCAGTGCGTGCGCTCTGCGTGAAGGGCTGGCCATGAACCTGGCCGGAGGCACACATCACGCCTTTCCGGATCGGGGAGAAGGCTTCTGCACCTTCAACGATGTGGCCGTGGCGGTGCGCCGTTTGCAGGCCGAGGGGGCGGTGCAGCGGGTGGCGATCGTGGATCTCGATGTGCATCAGGGCAACGGCACGCACGGCTGTTTCGCCGGCGACGAGCAGGTGTTCACGTTCAGCATGCATGGCGCGAAGAACTTTCCGTTCCACAAGGTGCCCGGCACCCTGGATGTGGAGCTGGAGGATGGCACGGGCGATGAGGCCTATCTCGCGCTGCTGCAGACGCATCTGCCCCGGGTGCTGCGGATTTCCCGGCCCGATCTGGTGGTGTATCTGGCTGGTGCCGATCCGCACGAAGGGGACCGGCTGGGTCGTCTGGCCCTGACCTTCGACGGACTGATGACACGCGACCGGTATGTGATTGCGAGCTGCCGTGAGGTGGGCATTCCCGTGTGTGTGACGATGTCGGGCGGGTACGGTCGGAACATCGATGACACCGTGGCGGTCCATGTCAACACGGTCCGGGTGCTGTCCGCCTACGCCGACGAGCCATTCGCCGGATCGCGCGGCCTGTTGGCGTGA
- a CDS encoding M20/M25/M40 family metallo-hydrolase, with protein MSRVLLATVLLTVTTGAASAALPAQNSPTRATSVPSKGTPTKSARPVWSDEGPAKWAPRPTESAITANDLRTRLYQFADDSMSGRRIGERGNWVGTEYIAREFKRMGLKPAGDSGTYFQTLPFGPIGIDSSSATLTVGGKALTQRSQWVPTVPSAANGVGSSVSIQNVPAVFAGQWGDTTVMLDAAAMRGKVLVFTASPAMRAVAASSGAPASFVSCMDVPDKFGANAAIAEEARQRANPSAPPARRPAIATAVRDARAQAAGAAAVLIIGLDDMQQTAINAAFAQPMGMRPASPLNAAAPAGASISRAVAEQLFGKPIDQVAVGTTGQPVTASWQHRWRVSPHPARNVVAVLPGSDPTIGAEYVLVGAHNDHVGVNPVVVDHDSVRAYNTVVRRQGANDPVCTPSPEQQKKIDSLIAHARSIRAPRRDSIMNGADDDGSGTVVLLEIAEKFAKEKPKRSIIFVSHQGEEGGLLGSRWFTDNPTIPLDKIVAAHNMDMVGKGKNWQVKYGGPNSVQMLGARRLSREFGDMIDSVNSNSKEPMAIDKSWDVPANPLNRFCRSDQVNYVRKDIPTVYMSLGYAIDYHQHTDEPQYIDYDHSARLGRFVHEVMTAIANRPNKPAIAGPDPTMPTCGR; from the coding sequence GTGTCCCGAGTCCTTTTGGCGACGGTGCTACTGACCGTCACCACCGGCGCCGCCAGTGCAGCCCTGCCCGCGCAGAACAGTCCGACGCGTGCGACCTCTGTGCCCTCCAAAGGCACTCCCACGAAGTCCGCTCGTCCCGTGTGGTCCGACGAAGGGCCGGCCAAGTGGGCCCCACGCCCGACCGAGTCGGCCATCACGGCCAACGACCTGCGTACCCGTCTCTATCAGTTTGCCGACGACTCCATGTCGGGGCGTCGCATCGGCGAACGTGGCAACTGGGTGGGCACTGAATACATCGCGCGCGAGTTCAAGCGCATGGGGCTCAAGCCGGCCGGCGACAGCGGCACCTACTTCCAGACGCTCCCCTTCGGCCCGATCGGCATCGACAGCAGCAGCGCCACGCTAACAGTGGGTGGCAAGGCACTCACCCAGCGTTCGCAGTGGGTGCCCACGGTCCCGTCGGCCGCCAACGGTGTGGGCTCGTCGGTCTCCATTCAGAATGTGCCGGCGGTGTTTGCTGGCCAGTGGGGCGACACCACGGTGATGCTCGACGCCGCAGCCATGCGCGGCAAGGTGCTGGTGTTCACGGCCTCCCCGGCCATGCGTGCGGTGGCCGCCAGCAGCGGCGCTCCGGCCAGCTTCGTGAGCTGCATGGACGTGCCCGACAAGTTCGGTGCCAATGCCGCCATCGCCGAAGAAGCGCGGCAGCGGGCCAATCCAAGCGCGCCGCCGGCTCGCCGTCCGGCCATCGCGACGGCGGTACGTGACGCCCGCGCACAGGCTGCGGGTGCGGCAGCGGTCCTGATCATCGGTCTCGACGACATGCAGCAGACCGCGATCAACGCCGCGTTCGCGCAGCCCATGGGCATGCGTCCGGCTTCTCCGCTCAACGCCGCGGCACCGGCCGGCGCCTCCATCTCACGCGCGGTGGCCGAGCAGTTGTTCGGCAAGCCCATCGATCAGGTGGCCGTTGGCACCACCGGCCAACCGGTGACCGCGTCGTGGCAGCACCGCTGGCGCGTGTCTCCGCATCCCGCCCGCAATGTGGTCGCCGTGCTGCCGGGGTCGGATCCGACCATCGGCGCCGAATATGTGCTGGTGGGCGCACACAACGATCATGTGGGCGTGAACCCGGTCGTGGTGGACCACGATTCGGTGCGCGCCTACAACACGGTGGTGCGGCGTCAGGGCGCCAACGATCCGGTGTGCACGCCAAGCCCCGAGCAGCAGAAGAAAATCGACTCGCTCATCGCGCACGCGCGCAGCATTCGCGCGCCGCGTCGCGACTCCATCATGAATGGCGCCGACGATGACGGCTCGGGCACGGTGGTGCTGCTCGAGATCGCCGAAAAGTTCGCGAAGGAGAAGCCGAAGCGCTCCATCATCTTCGTGTCACATCAGGGTGAAGAAGGCGGCCTGCTCGGCTCGCGCTGGTTCACCGACAATCCGACCATCCCACTCGACAAGATCGTTGCCGCCCACAACATGGACATGGTGGGCAAGGGCAAGAACTGGCAGGTGAAGTACGGCGGCCCCAACTCCGTACAGATGCTCGGCGCACGCCGCCTGTCACGGGAATTCGGCGATATGATCGACTCGGTGAATTCCAACAGCAAGGAGCCGATGGCGATCGACAAGAGCTGGGACGTGCCCGCGAATCCGCTCAACCGTTTCTGCCGCAGCGATCAGGTGAACTATGTCCGCAAGGACATTCCCACCGTGTACATGTCGCTGGGGTACGCCATCGACTATCACCAGCACACCGACGAGCCGCAGTACATCGACTACGACCACTCGGCGCGCCTTGGTCGTTTTGTGCACGAAGTCATGACGGCCATTGCGAACCGGCCCAACAAGCCGGCCATCGCCGGTCCCGATCCGACCATGCCCACCTGCGGGCGCTGA
- a CDS encoding ATP-binding protein, with amino-acid sequence MSPTEMPASRGWSIRTRLTLWYTAALGVLLLIMGSATYAVLKRVTRADSDAYLTDTADAVAASLQLALAGVPPAFAQDSLAPRWAADRTLENHRFRDIGVAIFQARTSNADGPVLHLLAVDTTSSATRYFGGAAGWQIASTSAVRALALMDTDLVTLDPHRERVVSLPVSTRRGLYVVAVSQSLAARDVLFARVRETMWIGVPIALLLAMAGGLGLAAASLRPVDAMRAQAEQITASNLHERLPVPSTEDELSRLSRTFNALLDRVEDAFEQRRRFTADASHELRTPVAIVIGESELALSSDRSADQYRSALRIIHGEARRLASIVGDLFLLARRDGAEQAIAPVPLFLEELVGDCVDAIGGIARSKGLTLEFSPMSEVPYTGDDAMLRRVVMNLLDNAIKYTPAGGRVRVEAQPRPHEGAVVRVSDTGVGIPAEHQPRIFERFYRVQHTTDRSGLADASGAGLGLPIAAWIAQAHGGSLQLVRSDDSGSVFELTLPGRLA; translated from the coding sequence ATGTCACCGACTGAGATGCCGGCGTCGCGCGGCTGGTCCATCCGCACGCGGCTCACGCTGTGGTACACTGCCGCACTCGGTGTCCTGCTGCTCATCATGGGCAGTGCCACCTACGCGGTGCTCAAGCGGGTCACCCGTGCCGACAGTGATGCGTATCTCACCGACACGGCGGATGCGGTTGCTGCGTCGCTGCAGTTGGCATTGGCCGGTGTGCCGCCGGCGTTTGCGCAGGATTCCCTGGCGCCGCGGTGGGCGGCAGATCGCACACTGGAGAATCATCGGTTTCGAGACATCGGCGTGGCGATCTTTCAGGCGCGGACCTCCAATGCCGACGGACCGGTGTTGCATCTGCTGGCGGTGGACACCACGTCGAGCGCCACGCGGTACTTCGGCGGTGCGGCCGGATGGCAGATCGCCAGCACATCGGCGGTGCGTGCGCTGGCGCTGATGGACACCGATCTCGTGACACTCGATCCACATCGTGAACGGGTGGTGTCTCTACCCGTGTCCACACGTCGGGGGTTGTATGTGGTGGCGGTGAGTCAATCGCTGGCCGCACGCGACGTGCTGTTTGCCCGTGTGCGCGAAACCATGTGGATCGGAGTACCGATTGCCTTGCTGCTGGCCATGGCCGGTGGACTGGGGCTGGCGGCGGCGAGCCTGCGGCCGGTGGATGCCATGCGCGCGCAAGCCGAGCAGATCACGGCCAGCAATCTGCACGAACGATTGCCGGTGCCGTCCACGGAGGACGAGCTTTCTCGTCTTTCGCGCACCTTCAACGCCCTGCTCGATCGGGTGGAGGACGCCTTCGAGCAACGTCGTCGCTTCACGGCCGATGCGTCACACGAGTTGCGTACGCCGGTGGCCATTGTGATCGGCGAAAGTGAACTGGCACTGAGCAGCGATCGTTCGGCTGATCAGTACCGTTCGGCGCTGCGCATCATTCACGGCGAGGCACGCCGGTTGGCATCCATTGTGGGTGACCTGTTCCTGCTTGCCCGTCGCGATGGAGCGGAGCAGGCCATCGCCCCCGTGCCCTTGTTCCTCGAGGAACTGGTCGGCGACTGTGTCGATGCGATCGGCGGCATTGCCCGCTCCAAAGGGCTTACGCTGGAGTTCTCCCCCATGAGCGAGGTGCCGTATACGGGTGATGACGCCATGCTGCGACGCGTGGTCATGAACCTGCTCGACAATGCCATCAAGTACACACCAGCGGGTGGTCGTGTGCGTGTGGAAGCCCAGCCACGTCCGCATGAAGGCGCGGTGGTGCGAGTGTCTGACACTGGTGTCGGCATTCCGGCTGAACATCAGCCGCGCATCTTCGAGCGGTTCTACCGGGTGCAGCACACCACCGATCGTTCGGGGCTTGCCGACGCATCCGGCGCCGGTCTGGGCCTGCCGATCGCGGCGTGGATTGCGCAGGCACATGGTGGTTCGTTGCAGCTCGTGCGCAGCGATGACTCGGGCAGTGTATTCGAGCTTACGCTTCCGGGGAGATTGGCGTAG
- a CDS encoding response regulator transcription factor yields the protein MRILLAEDDTRLHDLLARALRERAFAVDVVADGEAAIIEAAVNDYDAIILDVTMPRRSGLEVCAELRKRGKRTPILMLTARDALTDRVAGLDAGADDYLVKPFELDELLARLRAIMRRGPVLQDERIVVGDLVVDTRAQQATRAGVPLNLTTREYTLLAYLARQAGRVIGRAELTDHVWDANHDPASNALEVYVGRVRKKLESVSDTPLLHTRRGAGYLLSADVTD from the coding sequence ATGCGCATCCTGCTTGCGGAAGACGATACCCGACTCCACGATCTGCTCGCCCGGGCTCTGCGCGAGCGTGCATTTGCCGTGGACGTCGTCGCCGATGGCGAGGCGGCCATCATCGAGGCGGCGGTCAACGACTACGACGCCATCATTCTCGATGTGACCATGCCGCGTCGGTCGGGGCTCGAGGTGTGCGCCGAATTGCGCAAGCGCGGCAAGCGCACACCTATCCTGATGTTGACCGCGCGTGATGCACTCACTGATCGCGTGGCGGGACTGGACGCCGGGGCCGACGACTATCTCGTGAAGCCGTTCGAGCTGGACGAGTTGCTGGCCCGTCTGCGAGCCATCATGCGGCGAGGGCCAGTGCTGCAGGACGAACGCATCGTGGTGGGCGATCTGGTCGTGGATACCCGCGCGCAGCAGGCCACGCGTGCCGGTGTGCCGCTCAACCTCACGACACGCGAGTACACGCTGCTCGCGTACCTCGCCCGTCAGGCGGGTCGGGTGATTGGGCGCGCCGAACTGACCGACCATGTCTGGGACGCGAATCATGATCCCGCATCCAATGCTCTCGAGGTCTATGTCGGACGGGTGCGCAAGAAGCTCGAAAGCGTGAGCGATACACCACTGCTGCACACACGACGTGGGGCGGGGTACCTGCTGTCGGCGGATGTCACCGACTGA